In Dyadobacter sp. NIV53, a single window of DNA contains:
- a CDS encoding vanadium-dependent haloperoxidase gives MKFILPLIIITLFTVSCKKDVSSEEYNLKASDPKLFHETATHLTDVIIHDIFKPPVASRIYGYSFIAAYEALVPGYPEYQSLGGQLMKFKGAPRPDTSLAYCYPLASIKAFTSVARTLTFSGNMWDDYEKGLFEKYKKMGIPEDVYERSMAYGDTVAKHVMAYASKDHYKEIRGYRYTVTNAPGTWVPTPPAYADACEPMWNTVRPFALDSVTQFRCPPPAPYDLAKNSKFMALSMEVYNIGKNLTEEQKATAYFWDDNPFVTNVVGHAMFASKKMTPPGHWLAIIRTLALDKKLDLVKSTEAYTLGALSLYDGFLSCWDEKYRSVRIRPETVINNNWDPNWRPFLETPAFPEYVSGHSTISAACGVVLEHLIGKNVAFTDSTEKKYGHGVKSFKSLEDAYWDASISRVYGGIHYRDGVEEGTHLGKKIGENVWQKVITRKDRNTIAAK, from the coding sequence ATGAAATTCATCCTACCACTCATCATTATTACACTTTTTACAGTTAGTTGTAAAAAAGATGTTTCCTCTGAAGAATATAATTTAAAGGCCTCAGATCCAAAATTATTTCATGAAACAGCAACGCACTTAACTGACGTAATTATTCATGATATCTTCAAACCGCCCGTTGCAAGCAGGATATATGGTTATTCATTCATAGCAGCATACGAAGCCCTGGTACCAGGTTATCCCGAATATCAGTCACTTGGAGGACAACTAATGAAATTTAAAGGTGCTCCCAGGCCTGATACAAGTCTGGCATATTGCTATCCCCTGGCAAGTATAAAAGCTTTTACTTCCGTAGCACGTACACTTACTTTTTCGGGTAATATGTGGGATGATTATGAAAAAGGATTATTTGAAAAATACAAAAAAATGGGTATTCCTGAGGACGTATACGAGCGTTCGATGGCTTATGGCGATACAGTGGCCAAACACGTAATGGCTTATGCTTCAAAAGATCATTATAAAGAAATAAGAGGCTATAGGTATACTGTTACCAATGCACCGGGAACGTGGGTACCTACGCCACCGGCTTACGCTGATGCATGTGAACCTATGTGGAATACGGTCAGGCCATTTGCACTGGATTCGGTCACCCAGTTTCGCTGCCCGCCGCCAGCTCCTTATGACCTGGCAAAAAACAGTAAATTCATGGCCTTGAGTATGGAGGTTTATAACATAGGAAAAAATCTTACTGAAGAGCAAAAGGCAACTGCCTATTTTTGGGATGACAATCCTTTTGTTACCAATGTGGTGGGCCATGCTATGTTTGCCAGTAAAAAAATGACTCCGCCCGGACATTGGCTTGCCATTATACGTACGCTGGCGCTGGATAAAAAACTGGATCTGGTAAAATCTACTGAGGCCTATACGCTGGGTGCATTGTCATTGTATGATGGCTTTTTATCATGCTGGGACGAAAAATACAGGAGTGTCAGGATAAGGCCGGAAACGGTTATCAATAACAATTGGGATCCGAACTGGCGGCCATTTCTGGAGACACCCGCTTTTCCTGAATATGTAAGCGGACACAGTACTATTTCAGCTGCCTGTGGTGTGGTGCTGGAACATTTGATAGGCAAAAATGTAGCTTTTACCGATTCAACTGAAAAGAAATACGGACACGGAGTTAAGTCGTTCAAATCCTTGGAAGATGCTTACTGGGATGCATCAATAAGCCGTGTTTATGGCGGTATTCATTATCGCGATGGTGTTGAAGAGGGAACGCATCTGGGCAAGAAAATAGGTGAAAACGTATGGCAGAAAGTAATTACCAGAAAAGACAGGAATACAATTGCGGCTAAATGA
- the nadB gene encoding L-aspartate oxidase — MPQFDFLIIGSGIAGLSYAAKLARHFENAEREISIAVITKVQADETNTKYAQGGIAVVWAESDSFEKHIQDTMDAGDEVNKRNIVEIVVKEAPERIQELIDYGTRFDKESGGEYDLAKEGGHSDHRILHFKDITGAEIERALLEEVNRHKSIQIFTHYYAVELITQHHLGATVYRYQEDIKCFGAYVLNRRTGEVEKFTAKTTMLATGGIGNIYQSTTNPTIATGDGIAMAYRAKGICDNMEFIQFHPTSFYLPGKKPSFLISEAVRGFGGILKRADGSTFMELYDDRLSLAPRDIVARAIDSEMKKNGVDHVYLDVRHCDYEKFLEHFPNITQYCLDAGIDVRTDMIPVVPAQHYMCGGIRVNEWGKTNINFLYAVGECACTGLHGSNRLASNSLLEAVVFGHRAYESTLSSFDESFTPDNIPEWDDSGTTHPEENVLVTEMTRELNSIMSNYVGIVRTDRRMKRAYDRLQLLHQEHEDLYRESKVSVAICELRNMISVSYLIIKMAMARRENIGLHYNADHVKA, encoded by the coding sequence ATGCCTCAATTTGATTTCCTGATTATTGGTTCCGGTATAGCCGGACTTAGTTATGCCGCCAAACTTGCGAGGCATTTTGAGAATGCAGAACGAGAGATTTCGATAGCCGTAATAACCAAAGTTCAGGCGGACGAAACGAATACAAAATATGCACAAGGCGGAATTGCGGTTGTCTGGGCAGAATCAGATTCTTTTGAAAAGCACATTCAGGATACAATGGATGCCGGCGATGAAGTAAATAAAAGGAATATCGTAGAAATCGTTGTAAAAGAAGCTCCTGAACGGATTCAGGAATTGATTGACTATGGAACCCGTTTCGATAAGGAATCAGGCGGAGAATACGATCTGGCCAAGGAAGGCGGACATTCCGATCACCGGATACTGCATTTCAAAGATATTACAGGTGCTGAGATTGAGCGTGCGCTTTTAGAGGAAGTAAACAGGCACAAGAGCATTCAGATATTTACCCATTATTATGCAGTAGAATTAATCACACAGCACCATCTGGGTGCAACTGTATACCGTTACCAGGAAGATATCAAATGTTTTGGTGCCTATGTGCTAAACCGGAGAACCGGAGAAGTTGAAAAATTTACTGCCAAAACGACCATGCTTGCCACTGGCGGAATTGGTAATATTTATCAGAGTACGACCAATCCTACCATTGCGACCGGCGATGGAATTGCAATGGCTTACCGTGCCAAAGGTATTTGTGATAACATGGAATTCATACAATTCCATCCTACCAGTTTTTATCTTCCCGGGAAAAAACCTTCATTTCTTATCTCAGAAGCTGTTCGTGGTTTTGGCGGTATTCTGAAACGTGCTGATGGCAGTACCTTCATGGAATTGTATGATGACAGACTTTCTTTAGCTCCCCGTGATATTGTCGCACGGGCAATTGACTCTGAAATGAAGAAGAACGGTGTAGATCATGTTTATCTGGACGTACGCCATTGTGATTATGAAAAATTCCTGGAACACTTCCCCAACATTACACAGTACTGTCTTGATGCAGGAATTGATGTGAGAACCGATATGATACCTGTTGTACCGGCGCAGCATTACATGTGCGGCGGTATTAGGGTAAACGAATGGGGAAAAACCAATATTAACTTTCTTTATGCAGTAGGAGAATGTGCATGTACAGGATTACATGGGTCTAACAGGCTTGCTTCCAATTCATTACTGGAAGCAGTAGTTTTTGGACACCGAGCCTATGAAAGTACATTGTCAAGTTTTGATGAATCTTTTACACCGGACAATATTCCGGAGTGGGATGATTCCGGCACTACACATCCGGAAGAAAATGTATTGGTGACCGAAATGACGCGCGAGCTTAACAGTATTATGTCTAATTATGTGGGTATTGTGCGCACCGACCGAAGGATGAAACGGGCTTATGATCGTTTGCAGTTATTGCATCAGGAGCATGAAGATTTATACCGTGAGTCCAAAGTATCCGTTGCTATTTGTGAACTCAGAAATATGATCTCTGTATCTTACCTGATCATCAAAATGGCTATGGCAAGGCGGGAAAACATTGGGTTGCATTATAATGCGGATCATGTGAAAGCATAA
- the nadA gene encoding quinolinate synthase NadA, whose protein sequence is MTTIEEQVSRYGYVTEAIADDIDLISEINRLKKEKNAVILAHYYVDAAIQDLADYIGDSLGLSQQAAATEADMIIFCGVHFMGETAKVLSPNKKVVIPDLNAGCSLADSAPADKFAAFKAQYPDHIVISYINCSAEIKALTDIVCTSSNALQIVNGLPKDQKIIFAPDANLGRYVAHKTGREMVLWDGACIVHIDISREKLKELREEHPDALLIAHPECKEDILMQSDFVSSTTGLLKFVKESPHDKFIVATEAGILHKMKQSVPDKKLIPAPGSDNNTCACSECPYMKMNTLEKVYKALLYEQPEIFVPEDIRLKAYESVARMLELSKGI, encoded by the coding sequence ATGACAACGATTGAAGAACAAGTAAGCCGTTACGGGTATGTTACCGAAGCAATAGCAGATGATATCGATCTGATCTCAGAAATAAACCGATTAAAAAAAGAAAAAAACGCCGTCATCCTTGCGCATTATTATGTAGATGCAGCTATTCAGGATCTGGCTGATTATATAGGAGATAGCCTTGGATTGTCACAACAGGCTGCCGCTACAGAAGCTGATATGATCATCTTTTGCGGCGTACACTTTATGGGAGAAACTGCCAAAGTGTTAAGTCCCAATAAGAAAGTAGTAATTCCAGATCTTAACGCCGGATGTTCCCTTGCAGATTCTGCTCCTGCTGATAAATTTGCTGCCTTTAAGGCACAATATCCCGACCATATCGTGATTAGTTATATCAATTGCTCAGCTGAGATCAAAGCTTTGACTGATATAGTTTGCACATCTTCAAATGCATTACAGATAGTAAACGGTCTGCCAAAAGACCAGAAAATTATATTTGCTCCGGATGCAAATCTGGGTAGGTATGTAGCGCATAAAACGGGGCGTGAAATGGTTTTGTGGGACGGTGCTTGTATTGTACATATTGACATTTCCAGAGAAAAATTAAAAGAGCTGAGAGAAGAACATCCTGATGCGCTATTAATAGCACATCCTGAATGTAAAGAGGATATTTTGATGCAATCCGACTTTGTTAGTTCAACAACCGGGTTATTGAAATTTGTGAAAGAATCCCCGCATGATAAATTTATCGTGGCAACTGAGGCGGGAATTTTGCACAAAATGAAGCAATCGGTGCCAGATAAAAAACTGATTCCGGCACCTGGTTCTGATAATAATACCTGCGCTTGTTCTGAATGTCCGTATATGAAAATGAATACATTGGAAAAAGTTTACAAAGCATTGTTATACGAGCAACCTGAAATTTTTGTACCGGAAGATATCCGTTTAAAAGCATACGAATCCGTGGCCAGAATGCTTGAACTAAGCAAAGGAATCTAG
- a CDS encoding inorganic phosphate transporter, which translates to MFGLETDIFLLLAFSILAACAFEFVNGFHDTANAVATVIYTNSLKPNVAVIWSGLFNFLGVFFGGIAVAMGIVNLLPVEMLIDQNVYHSVAMIFALLFSAIIWNLGTWYFGLPSSSSHTLIGSILGVGLAFTFMPENTHGAGVNWSKAEELFTSLLTSPIFGFALAIIIMFILRRAFSKPLRDIIFSEPKKNQPPPIWIRAILITTCTLVSFFHGSNDGQKGVGLVMLILIGIVPGYFALDNSIDPFEMKADLARIEQTTSRIDSLKLSASDREKLRSIHSEIAFLNTEISKPLTDHKLAQKDRMSARRSLLLISRNTKTILDNGDATLNTEDKAYLKMQSASETGIRRYTDYAPDWVILMISLSLGLGTMVGWKRIVITIGEKIGKQHLTYAQGASAELVAASTIGVSSYLGLPVSTTHVLSSGIAGAMVASKGVKNLQAGTIRNIVIAWVLTLPVTMLLSGTIYVFFRWIF; encoded by the coding sequence ATGTTTGGTCTTGAAACCGACATCTTCCTTCTCCTCGCTTTCAGTATTTTAGCTGCTTGTGCATTTGAGTTCGTTAATGGTTTTCACGATACAGCCAACGCTGTCGCAACCGTTATTTACACCAATTCCTTAAAACCTAATGTTGCAGTAATCTGGTCCGGGCTTTTCAATTTCCTGGGTGTATTTTTTGGGGGAATTGCCGTAGCGATGGGCATTGTAAATCTCTTGCCGGTTGAAATGCTGATCGATCAGAACGTTTATCACAGTGTCGCCATGATATTTGCGTTGCTTTTCAGTGCCATAATCTGGAATTTAGGAACCTGGTACTTTGGGCTTCCGAGTTCAAGTTCGCATACGCTGATTGGGTCAATTCTGGGTGTAGGATTAGCATTCACGTTCATGCCTGAAAATACGCATGGCGCAGGTGTAAACTGGTCCAAAGCTGAGGAGCTTTTCACATCGTTGCTTACTTCACCGATATTTGGGTTTGCCCTGGCAATTATTATCATGTTCATTTTACGCAGGGCCTTTTCCAAACCTTTACGTGATATCATTTTTAGTGAACCAAAGAAAAATCAGCCGCCTCCGATATGGATCAGGGCAATTTTGATTACAACGTGTACGCTGGTTAGCTTTTTTCACGGTTCCAATGATGGCCAAAAAGGCGTAGGACTTGTTATGCTTATATTGATTGGAATCGTTCCCGGGTATTTTGCTTTGGACAACAGCATTGATCCTTTTGAAATGAAGGCTGATCTTGCCCGTATTGAACAGACTACAAGCAGGATTGACTCCTTGAAACTGTCTGCCTCTGACAGGGAAAAACTGCGCTCCATACATTCGGAAATTGCTTTTTTAAATACTGAAATAAGCAAACCGCTAACAGACCATAAACTTGCTCAGAAAGACAGAATGAGCGCTCGCCGTTCTTTATTACTGATCAGCAGAAATACAAAAACGATTCTTGACAATGGTGATGCCACACTAAATACGGAGGACAAAGCATACTTGAAAATGCAGTCAGCCAGTGAAACCGGCATCAGACGTTACACCGATTATGCCCCGGATTGGGTAATACTAATGATTTCATTATCACTCGGATTAGGAACCATGGTAGGGTGGAAGCGGATCGTAATTACGATCGGAGAAAAGATTGGTAAACAGCATCTTACTTATGCACAGGGAGCTTCGGCAGAGCTGGTTGCAGCTAGTACAATTGGTGTTTCATCCTATCTTGGACTGCCTGTAAGTACCACACATGTATTGTCTTCCGGTATTGCAGGAGCAATGGTTGCCAGTAAAGGTGTAAAAAACTTACAAGCTGGTACGATCAGAAATATTGTGATTGCCTGGGTACTTACTTTGCCCGTGACCATGTTATTATCCGGTACTATATATGTTTTTTTTCGCTGGATATTCTAG
- the rlmN gene encoding 23S rRNA (adenine(2503)-C(2))-methyltransferase RlmN, with amino-acid sequence MTGLQEKQDIRKLSVEQLKGWMTENGEKAFRAKQIYEWIWKKSANSFSEMTNLSLATRQLIDNHFVIHSMDVARQQQSNDGTVKSAFRLFDGNLVEGVLIPAADRMTACVSSQVGCSLTCKFCATGYMDRKRNLEAGEIYDQVVAIARQAEASFKAPLTNIVYMGMGEPLLNYANVLKSIEHITSPEGLNMSPKRITVSTAGIAKMIKKLGDDEVRFRLALSLHAANDVKRNQIMPINESNSLDNLAEALNYFYKKTGNRITFEYIVFNNFNDTLQDAKELWEFTKRVPARVNIIEYNPIAEADFTNTDADRLDKFAAFLEDRGVSVHVRRSRGKDIDAACGQLANKEVA; translated from the coding sequence ATGACCGGATTACAGGAAAAACAAGATATAAGGAAGTTGAGTGTTGAACAGCTTAAAGGCTGGATGACTGAAAATGGTGAAAAAGCTTTTCGTGCCAAACAGATCTACGAATGGATTTGGAAAAAATCTGCAAATTCATTTTCAGAAATGACAAACCTGTCTCTGGCAACCAGGCAACTAATTGATAATCATTTTGTGATCCATTCCATGGATGTTGCCAGGCAGCAGCAAAGCAACGATGGAACTGTAAAATCGGCATTCCGGCTTTTTGACGGAAATCTGGTAGAAGGTGTATTAATTCCTGCTGCCGACCGTATGACCGCCTGCGTAAGCAGCCAGGTTGGCTGTTCGCTGACCTGCAAGTTTTGTGCAACCGGTTATATGGATCGTAAGCGGAATCTGGAAGCAGGTGAAATTTATGATCAGGTTGTAGCAATTGCCAGGCAGGCAGAGGCAAGCTTTAAGGCACCATTGACTAATATCGTATACATGGGAATGGGTGAGCCGCTTTTAAATTATGCCAATGTCCTTAAATCAATTGAACATATTACTTCTCCGGAAGGCCTGAATATGTCTCCAAAACGTATAACGGTTTCAACAGCCGGCATTGCAAAAATGATTAAAAAGCTGGGTGATGATGAAGTCCGTTTCAGGCTTGCACTTTCTTTGCATGCAGCCAATGATGTAAAGAGGAATCAGATCATGCCTATTAATGAATCTAATTCACTTGATAACCTGGCCGAGGCACTGAATTATTTTTACAAAAAAACAGGCAACCGGATTACCTTTGAATACATTGTTTTCAATAATTTCAATGATACTTTGCAGGATGCAAAAGAATTATGGGAATTTACCAAACGTGTACCCGCAAGAGTGAATATCATTGAATACAATCCAATTGCAGAAGCAGATTTTACTAATACAGATGCCGACAGGCTGGATAAATTCGCCGCCTTTTTAGAGGATCGGGGTGTATCAGTCCATGTTCGCAGAAGCCGTGGAAAGGATATTGATGCTGCTTGCGGACAATTGGCTAACAAGGAAGTAGCTTAG